Proteins encoded in a region of the Streptomyces sp. NBC_00310 genome:
- a CDS encoding ester cyclase: MTDNETFVRDLFRAWNDRDYDSIAGSVAPDCTLIEEGSGRTLQGPEGFTQLAKAMFEAMPDGKFTLDHLTSQGDTVVVEYTGSGTQTGDLVLHAGTVPATGRHVTVHACDVYEVKDNKIKEGRAYLDTGAIMSQLGLTEQLQG; encoded by the coding sequence ATGACTGACAACGAAACTTTTGTCCGCGATCTCTTCCGGGCGTGGAACGACCGGGATTACGACTCCATCGCCGGGTCCGTCGCTCCGGACTGCACCCTCATCGAGGAGGGCAGCGGAAGGACGCTGCAGGGTCCGGAGGGCTTCACCCAGCTCGCGAAGGCCATGTTCGAAGCGATGCCCGACGGTAAGTTCACCCTCGACCACCTCACGTCGCAGGGGGACACGGTGGTCGTCGAGTACACGGGCAGCGGGACGCAGACCGGGGACCTGGTCCTGCACGCGGGCACTGTGCCCGCCACGGGGCGTCACGTCACGGTGCACGCGTGCGACGTCTACGAAGTCAAGGACAACAAGATCAAGGAAGGCCGCGCCTATCTGGACACCGGCGCCATCATGAGCCAGCTGGGTCTGACCGAGCAGCTGCAGGGCTGA
- a CDS encoding YtxH domain-containing protein has product MRYRLTFFAGLALGYVLGTKAGRERYEQLKKSARQVAQNPAVRNTAESAAQQGRVYAGKAYHVVSEKVGDRVPDLVAERVRSLRARNANGSAGDDWGTSNT; this is encoded by the coding sequence ATGCGCTATCGGCTCACGTTCTTTGCCGGACTGGCCCTGGGCTACGTGCTCGGCACGAAGGCCGGACGCGAACGCTACGAGCAGTTGAAGAAGTCCGCGCGACAGGTCGCGCAGAACCCCGCCGTGCGCAACACCGCCGAGTCGGCCGCGCAGCAGGGGCGTGTCTACGCGGGCAAGGCGTACCACGTGGTCAGCGAGAAGGTCGGGGACCGTGTGCCCGACCTGGTCGCCGAGCGGGTCCGCTCGCTGCGCGCCCGCAACGCGAACGGCTCCGCCGGAGACGACTGGGGTACCAGCAATACATAG
- a CDS encoding FGGY family carbohydrate kinase: MGIVAGLDSSPDFTRIVVCDSDTGAVLRQGYAPHPLESAEGGGRPSDVDPQAWLLSLGEAATGGLLEGVQAIGVSSQQNGLIALDAQGNTVRPAMVGGDKRTQVAAADLVDALGGRGAWAEAVGCVPGAAQPVTKLRWMSRTEPDAAMRTAVLLQAHDWLVWQLLGRPVRRTTDRGGASGTGYWNAATGQYRTDLVEMALGHQVMLPEVLGPSDAAGTTPEGLLISAGTGETMAAAFGLGIGLGDAVVSLGASGSVMAVHTTALVDSSGMITSLADATGMHLPVVTTLNAVRTLRGAAEMLGVADLEGLSDLAMKSTPGSHGLVMLPYLEGERTPNLPHTAGTLAGLRRESMKPEHFARAAFEGMLCGLADALDVLRGRGVDVRRIFLLGAAAELPAVQAAAPALFGAQVVVPQPADYAAVGAARQAAWALGVSQGALDPRTPPMWPGAAAQVLDPGDELAVGQAVRQQYVAVREQTHPGAFRA, translated from the coding sequence ATGGGGATAGTCGCCGGGCTGGACAGTTCGCCCGATTTTACGCGCATTGTCGTCTGTGACTCGGACACAGGGGCCGTGCTCAGGCAGGGGTATGCCCCGCACCCGCTGGAGTCGGCGGAGGGCGGGGGCCGCCCGTCGGACGTCGATCCGCAGGCGTGGCTGCTGTCCCTGGGCGAGGCGGCCACGGGCGGGCTGCTGGAGGGCGTGCAGGCCATCGGGGTGTCGTCCCAGCAGAACGGGCTGATCGCGCTGGACGCACAGGGCAACACCGTGCGCCCGGCGATGGTCGGCGGCGACAAGCGGACCCAGGTCGCGGCCGCGGACCTCGTCGACGCGCTCGGGGGGCGCGGCGCGTGGGCGGAGGCCGTGGGCTGCGTGCCGGGGGCCGCGCAGCCGGTGACCAAGCTGCGCTGGATGAGCCGTACGGAACCGGATGCCGCGATGCGGACGGCCGTACTGCTCCAGGCGCACGACTGGCTGGTGTGGCAGTTGCTGGGGCGGCCGGTCAGAAGGACCACGGACCGGGGCGGGGCGTCCGGGACCGGATACTGGAACGCGGCGACCGGGCAGTACCGCACGGATCTCGTCGAGATGGCCCTCGGGCATCAGGTCATGCTCCCCGAGGTGCTCGGCCCCTCGGACGCCGCCGGTACGACGCCGGAGGGGCTCCTCATCTCCGCCGGCACCGGTGAGACCATGGCCGCCGCCTTCGGGCTCGGCATCGGGCTCGGTGACGCGGTGGTGTCGCTGGGGGCCTCCGGGTCCGTCATGGCCGTCCACACCACGGCGCTCGTCGACTCCTCCGGGATGATCACCTCGCTGGCCGATGCCACGGGGATGCATCTGCCGGTCGTCACCACGCTCAACGCTGTACGGACGTTGCGCGGGGCGGCCGAGATGCTGGGCGTGGCCGATCTGGAGGGGCTGTCCGACCTGGCGATGAAGTCGACGCCGGGGTCGCACGGGCTGGTGATGCTGCCGTATCTGGAGGGCGAGCGGACGCCGAATCTGCCGCACACGGCGGGGACGCTGGCCGGGCTGCGGCGGGAGTCGATGAAGCCGGAGCACTTCGCGCGGGCCGCGTTCGAGGGCATGCTGTGCGGGCTCGCGGACGCGCTGGACGTGTTGCGCGGCCGGGGCGTGGACGTGCGGCGGATCTTCCTGCTGGGTGCGGCGGCGGAGCTGCCGGCGGTGCAGGCGGCGGCGCCGGCGTTGTTCGGGGCGCAGGTGGTGGTGCCGCAGCCGGCGGACTACGCGGCGGTGGGCGCCGCGCGGCAGGCGGCGTGGGCGCTCGGGGTCTCGCAGGGGGCGCTCGATCCGCGTACGCCGCCGATGTGGCCTGGGGCGGCGGCGCAGGTGCTGGATCCCGGGGACGAGTTGGCCGTCGGGCAGGCGGTTCGGCAGCAGTACGTCGCGGTGCGCGAGCAGACGCATCCCGGGGCGTTTCGGGCGTAA